ATCCGACTGTCACCGAACATAGCGACGGGAGACAAGAAACAGAAGGACTGGAGTGTGGGGCATGGGAGGAATGTGATAATGATGGAAAGGAGACCCGGGATAAgagagaggattttttttttaggaaacagAAGACGCAAGAGGGTTTGTGACTGCAGATAGGGGACGCGGCAGCCACAGAAGCGACAAATCATCCCCctggttaaagggttaaatgtactACATCCACCAATAGAAATCTgttccttaaaatatttttcctgtcGCTTCATAAAAAGGAagaagatatatatttaaaaacacccaccccccgcccacttccccatTAAAAATAGTGTGTGTCCCGCGACGTCGGCAgtaccgcccaccgacgtcagtgagACCTCCTACcaacgtcccgcaagggaaggggGCTCTGGGTATTCAGAGCcagaaagtttccaggtatgagcCCCCTGCCCGTCCCACCACATGCTCCTCCCACTGCATCGCCCAATGCGGTTCAACCCACCCTGCTCCATGCTCCCAACTGAGCCCCAAAGCCCCCAAGGGCATAGTCCGAGGTCGCAGGTGGTGAAGACCTCACACATGGGTACTGGTTGTACCACCATTGATGGTGGCCCTGCTGACCTCCCCTAATACTCTGTGTCTTTACCTGGAATATCCCTTCCTCGGAGGGACGCAGAGACTCCCACTCCGGAGAGTCCAGGAACTGATATGGGAAGATATAGTGCAGGAACTGGCCGTCCAGACTCACCTTCACCCTATGGGAAGAACACAAGCTGAGGTTAAAGGCCAGGCCACGAGACGCCATCTTGGGTTTGATCTCAAATATTGATGaacttttcatttaataaaatctaccatgccaggcacgtcactgGACAAGCATTTTACCCAGGAGAACCCCTCAGTAACTTACGAGAAATTTACTGACACGTTCTCCAGTTTTTGACCAGCACTAAAAGTAAAAAGACTCCACGGGCCGTGAAGTACAAGGTTCGCCGAACATTTTTCTATCTGGCAATGGTTTTAAGAAAATGGCTTGATAGCTCGGGCGTTGGGCTACAGTCCAGGCTGAGTATGGTCAGCCTTAGTATGCATGGACCTGTAATACTTGGTATGGTCCATGGCAGGACACCTCGCTTTGGTAGGCACCCCAGACAAAGCTACTGAGCAGAACCCACCTGCCGGAGATGAGGAGGGACAGGCGGTCGATGGGCGTCTTCCCCTCTAGAGCGTAGCTCTGGTTGGCGCTCATTGTCTGCACCTGCATCCCACTGCAGTGAGCAATCTCTTTGAAGACCTCCATGGGGACCTGAAGGGGTTGATACAAGGTCTGGTAGAGGCAGTCATAGTCCTCCCCGTAGGACTCCTTCCGTAATCTGTAAATGAGATGGGTGACCTGCAAGACGCAGATGGTCGTCAACAGCAGGTTCCATGTAAAAATATCCAGGCCGCAAGCCAGGAGCCAGCCCCAGAGAGCGATGCACATGAAGCCCAGAGCCATCAGCCCAAAGATGAAGATGCAGCCGACGACACCGCTGCCTCCCATGAAAGCCAGGAGGAAAATGATGCAGGCCAGGTGGTAGAGGCCTCGTTCCATGTAGAGGTTCCAGCCGTCACACCCGGGTGTGGAGTAGAAGATCTGCTCTATTACGGTGCTGTTGGTCACCATCATGGGTTCTGTGGTTCCAGCACCTGAGGATCGGAGAATGGACATCATCAGCAATGGAAGAACATTGTCCCTGAAGAAGGTCTCATGCTGCAGAAACAACTTATCTAGTACTTTGCCTAAGTGATAAGGTCTGAACTTAGATGCCAACGCCATAAGCGTTTTTAATAGAAAGCGCTCACCTACGGGGCCAGTAATGGGGCCACCAACGGGGACCCCAAATTCTGCAGTTAAAACTCAGGGTTCAGCGAGGTCCCCAAAATAACAATGTATCCAAGTCTCACACTCCATGGGGTGTCGGACTCAATTTGATGCAATTtactttgaaaaagaaaaaaaaaactttaaaataaaacataaaaaaaaacaattaaaaactgaatttaaaaaaatgttttaatttgtaaaatgacatttattcTGTTTGTAATTCTGTTTGTAATTCAGCCTCTGGGATCGATACATATCATGAAGTAAAACGTTTGTGtgaataatgtatttaacatgATGTTTAAACTGTGTTCCTGAT
This sequence is a window from Spea bombifrons isolate aSpeBom1 chromosome 2, aSpeBom1.2.pri, whole genome shotgun sequence. Protein-coding genes within it:
- the POPDC2 gene encoding popeye domain-containing protein 2 isoform X2 — protein: MMVTNSTVIEQIFYSTPGCDGWNLYMERGLYHLACIIFLLAFMGGSGVVGCIFIFGLMALGFMCIALWGWLLACGLDIFTWNLLLTTICVLQVTHLIYRLRKESYGEDYDCLYQTLYQPLQVPMEVFKEIAHCSGMQVQTMSANQSYALEGKTPIDRLSLLISGRVKVSLDGQFLHYIFPYQFLDSPEWESLRPSEEGIFQVTLTAETDCTYISWPRKKLYLLLAKEKYIARLFSLLLGFDISQKLYALNDKLFAKFGLRFDIRLPSLYHVLGPHSESAGDIGLVAEPLASLLPQEPPPIHKVPPTLPHQPLGNRASRPESGILGSCVLQKGHPRLHSHLRAPLAPTQTPEL
- the POPDC2 gene encoding popeye domain-containing protein 2 isoform X1 — its product is MMVTNSTVIEQIFYSTPGCDGWNLYMERGLYHLACIIFLLAFMGGSGVVGCIFIFGLMALGFMCIALWGWLLACGLDIFTWNLLLTTICVLQVTHLIYRLRKESYGEDYDCLYQTLYQPLQVPMEVFKEIAHCSGMQVQTMSANQSYALEGKTPIDRLSLLISGRVKVSLDGQFLHYIFPYQFLDSPEWESLRPSEEGIFQVTLTAETDCTYISWPRKKLYLLLAKEKYIARLFSLLLGFDISQKLYALNDKLFAKFGLRFDIRLPSLYHVLGPHSESAGDIGLVAEPLASLLPQEPPPIHKVPPTLPHQPLGNRASRPESGILGEDSSSLILEDFAEIPGSFMDYGSEGEYLK